TCCAAATACGAGGACATACCGGTGGAGGCCAGCGGTGACCGTGTGCCGGACTTCATCACCAGCGTAAGTTATAAGtacatattgttaattaaaaaaatacatgaaacCAGACTCTAAAATCGGACATACTTACCacgaaaaatattatctttcggTTGGTAAGCAAAAGCGAAAACTtcaagatataataataaaaatagcgaATTTTTCTACACACATCCAGAGGCTTGCTTTCGACGATTATAATAATaggttaattaatataatttcattgtttgttttcagTTTGAGGATGTTAACCTGACGGAAATAATGCGTTCTAACATAATGTTGGCGCGATACGACAAGCCGACTCCGGTGCAGAAGTATGCGATCCCCATCGTGCTGGGCCACCGCGATGTGATGGCGTGCGCACAGACCGGCTCCGGTAAGACGGCCGCCTTCCTCGTGCCCATCCTCAACCAGATATACGAGGCCGGACCAGTCAAACAGGGGTAAGTACCATACAAAACTCTCCAACATTTTgcttttaactatttattaaagagATTATTTCGTACACAGTGTTGACATCAACACCGTTGAATAGTTCATAATTCGAcagtaatattatatgttaGTGATGGTATAATGTGATGTTGTAGGACTTACAACCGACGCAAGCAGTACCCGCTGGGGCTGGTGCTGGCGCCGACGCGCGAGCTCGCTACACAGATCTACGACGAGGCCAGGAAGTTCGCCTACCGCTCGCGCGTCAGACCCTGTGTTGTGTAAGTTCACACTTCTATCTATATTTAAGCCTGGCTAAAAAGGTCATGAGGGCGCCATAATTTCTATTGATTTTGCAACATTCTACATCTACACCAATACTTCTAACGctcatgtaatttaaaaatcaaatcttgtattttagatttattctATGTTaattgcttttatatttttttatccgcgGCTATAAATATCTTCAgcatattaacaaaacaagTTAACACgaaatgaaagaaagaaaccgcgatttaaataaaatgcttttataatttgatgAAAATCAGTAATGTCAATGCTTTGGTAGCCAATCTTTTTAACGAAATTTTTGTTGCCATTACAAGAAATTAGTTGCGCAGGTTTTCCGCAATAAGTTTAAGGAATTCAATGTTTCAAAAGTCGGCCTTATTGGTTTAGACTTGAGATCATAAGAAAACGTTCTTAAATGCTTCAACTATTATTGCCCTCTTTACATTGTGATAACACCGGCAATCTTTTGTAATTGCAGTTACGGAGGATCCCCCGTGCCGGACCAGCTCCGTGAGCTTGAGCGCGGTTGCCACCTGCTAGTGGCGACACCGGGCCGGCTGGTGGACATGTTGGCGCGCGGCCGCGTCGCGCTCGACCACTGCAGGCATCTCGTGCTCGACGAGGCCGACCGTATGCTGGACATGGGCTTCGAGCCCCAGATCCGCAAGATCGTCGAGTGCCACACCATGCCCAAGACCGGGGAGCGCCAGACCCTTATGTTCTCCGCCACCTTCCCTAAACAGATCCAAGTACTTGCGCAGGACTTCCTGCACAACTACGTCTTCCTCGCCGTCGGACGTGTCGGCTCCACTTCGGAGAATATCACACAGAAAGTAAGATGTATTACTTATTAGATGTTTTGTACgcattaaattaatcaaacttCTTTAATCACCTGCGTTCCTTTGTCAGGTGGTTTGGGTAGAAGAGTCCCACAAGCGGTCGTTTCTGCTGGATCTGCTGAACGCCTCCAACCTGCTGCAGCGTTCGCGCCCCGAGGAAGACCAGCTCACACTCGTCTTTGTCGAGACCAAGAAAGGTCAGTATTGTACAAGTTCGTTATATATCGCTACTGATACTAACTCAAACAGAAGTACTAATGTAATGTATTACTGTAGGTGCGGACCAGTTGGAGGAATACTTAGACGGCGAGGGGTACCCGGTGACGTCGATCCATGGCGACAGGACGCAGCGCGAGCGCGAGGAGGCGCTGCGCCGCTTCCGCTCTGGACAGACGCCCATACTGGTCGCTACCGCTGTCGCCGCTAGAGGTAACAACACTGCATTGACCTATTTTTTTCGTCacactataaataatatattctcACAATAAAACACAAGACATAGATGTGATGTATttacttgatattttttataccaggCTTGGACATCCCTCACGTTCGCCACGTGATCAACTTCGACCTGCCGTCGGACGTAGAGGAGTACGTGCACCGCATCGGGCGTACGGGCCGCATGGGAAACCTCGGCGTCGCCACTTCCTTCTTCAACGACTCCAATCGCGGCCTCGCGCGCGACCTCGTCGAGCTGCTCGTCGAGGCCAAGCAGGACGTGCCCAAGTCCGTACTCTACCCCACTACACGATACATACCGCAGTATTCGAGATAgatgagacataataataaaattgtgtgcGTTGCAGTTGGCTGACTAGCACGGCGGCAGACGGGCGACTGGGCGGCGGCGGACGGCGCGCAGGAAGTCGCTCCGGCGGCGGCCGCTTCGGCGGCGGCAGTAGCTTCGGCGCGCGCGACTTCCGTACGCAGCCGCGCCAGCCTCCGCGCTCCGCCGGGCCCTCCGCCATGGGCTCAGGTACACCTACACATTATATGCACTATGTGCACACAGATACAGATACAGCAGCTTTCAGCTATATTTAATGACAGTTATAGATAAAAACGTTAGATACCTGCCTTATTGATAAGTatgtattcaataaatatatccgatttttatttattccacaGGTTTTGGATATGGTGGCGGATCCTACGGTGGCAACTACGGAGGCTCGtacggcggcggcggcggcaacAGCGGAGGCACCGACTGGTGGGACTCGTAAGCGCCCCACCCCTGCATCTCGCGCCCCGCATCGCCCGCGAAACCAGCTCTCGTCCCCCTCCCCCCACTTCCCCGCGACTCGGCCCTACTCTCGAGCCGCCCCGATTTAATCCCGGTCATTCGTTCGTTCATGGTCGCGAGCGGTGCGACAAACGCGATGGCGTGCGGCTGCCCGCAGGCGCCGAATCTCAGGTCTCCTGCCGCGGGCTCGGCCGCCTCactaaatattctcttttaatATCGTCTCCTGTCCTCCGTCGTCGTTGTGCTTGTAACGGTCCTCGCCCCGCGCGTCATGTCGCGTCGCGGCGCGTCTcgtatgttataatttcttcTCAGTGATGATTATGTGAGAGTAGAcaattaatatagaaatatttttgatgtttgGTCTGTATCGTGGATTCGTCGACGAATGCTGTGTCTTCGATT
This sequence is a window from Papilio machaon chromosome 3, ilPapMach1.1, whole genome shotgun sequence. Protein-coding genes within it:
- the LOC106712458 gene encoding putative ATP-dependent RNA helicase Pl10 isoform X2, with product MSNVTNQNGTGLEQQLAGLDLQPQASKGAGRYIPPHLRRQLQQANTSQGEEPKRQSLDARPNESRDIRTSFGGNSRTYERGGRRDDRDRDRDDRGYDSRYPRRERGRDASYQNGESESERWGGERGERGGRGREDAEPPPPPRNDRWKEPEPRQDDRAPSRSHGWGSDDVRRNRRDDVSHNDWTIPLPRDERQELELFGTGNTGINFSKYEDIPVEASGDRVPDFITSFEDVNLTEIMRSNIMLARYDKPTPVQKYAIPIVLGHRDVMACAQTGSGKTAAFLVPILNQIYEAGPVKQGTYNRRKQYPLGLVLAPTRELATQIYDEARKFAYRSRVRPCVVYGGSPVPDQLRELERGCHLLVATPGRLVDMLARGRVALDHCRHLVLDEADRMLDMGFEPQIRKIVECHTMPKTGERQTLMFSATFPKQIQVLAQDFLHNYVFLAVGRVGSTSENITQKVVWVEESHKRSFLLDLLNASNLLQRSRPEEDQLTLVFVETKKGADQLEEYLDGEGYPVTSIHGDRTQREREEALRRFRSGQTPILVATAVAARGLDIPHVRHVINFDLPSDVEEYVHRIGRTGRMGNLGVATSFFNDSNRGLARDLVELLVEAKQDVPNWLTSTAADGRLGGGGRRAGSRSGGGRFGGGSSFGARDFRTQPRQPPRSAGPSAMGSGFGYGGGSYGGNYGGSYGGGGGNSGGTDWWDS
- the LOC106712458 gene encoding putative ATP-dependent RNA helicase Pl10 isoform X1, with translation MSNVTNQNGTGLEQQLAGLDLQPQASKGAGRYIPPHLRRQLQQANTSQGEEPKRQSLDARPNESRDIRTSFGGNSRTYERGGRRDDRDRDRDDRGYDSRYPRREREQCRDASYQNGESESERWGGERGERGGRGREDAEPPPPPRNDRWKEPEPRQDDRAPSRSHGWGSDDVRRNRRDDVSHNDWTIPLPRDERQELELFGTGNTGINFSKYEDIPVEASGDRVPDFITSFEDVNLTEIMRSNIMLARYDKPTPVQKYAIPIVLGHRDVMACAQTGSGKTAAFLVPILNQIYEAGPVKQGTYNRRKQYPLGLVLAPTRELATQIYDEARKFAYRSRVRPCVVYGGSPVPDQLRELERGCHLLVATPGRLVDMLARGRVALDHCRHLVLDEADRMLDMGFEPQIRKIVECHTMPKTGERQTLMFSATFPKQIQVLAQDFLHNYVFLAVGRVGSTSENITQKVVWVEESHKRSFLLDLLNASNLLQRSRPEEDQLTLVFVETKKGADQLEEYLDGEGYPVTSIHGDRTQREREEALRRFRSGQTPILVATAVAARGLDIPHVRHVINFDLPSDVEEYVHRIGRTGRMGNLGVATSFFNDSNRGLARDLVELLVEAKQDVPNWLTSTAADGRLGGGGRRAGSRSGGGRFGGGSSFGARDFRTQPRQPPRSAGPSAMGSGFGYGGGSYGGNYGGSYGGGGGNSGGTDWWDS